A region from the Chrysoperla carnea chromosome 4, inChrCarn1.1, whole genome shotgun sequence genome encodes:
- the LOC123297734 gene encoding F-box/LRR-repeat protein 8-like: protein MAEWDSLPELILTHILGYLPRRDRIYCGMVCRTWSRALDNPILWRHLKVYIDSDLKEPWTNILTMKFGRYIHSLDLAWSKPYMPRQWIRDRLNLIAHDSCRYFMLLTGEGVQLTCLRLTDWFFAWKFKKMTYHLSNFISTQTKLEYVSFYNANLGPPEMLKLLSSCTRSSHNSLRYVDIRSAFHEWQTAFSFPRFIRALERLQFLTVLKIDYPSLSNETLYAIGRSANNVLSFLDIRVRDSDSRGHLISEDAWHDLCSKCKNLRVGLKLINICHFEDTSYLLVRGMPLRNFSMISGFVWDQSRSRNLRATLKLLIVNFYETLVEVHLHLRNNREQLDDLLITMLKQCPLLQKLDYDGILRSMEVVRDICDLQCDPTYSKFKEIYIQPRSLNLYNHSVIQQLQSEFGYKMKSLNIDFHIEDASSVLMFY from the exons ATGGCAGAATGGGATTCATTGCCTGAATTAATACTGACTCATATATTGGGATATTTACCTCGACGAGATCGAATTTATTGCGGTATGGTGTGCCGAACTTGGTCAAGAGCATTAGACAATCCCATATTATGGAGacatttaaaagtatatattgaTTCAGACCTTAAGG aaccATGGACTAATATATTAACAATGAAATTTGGACGGTATATACATTCATTAGATTTAGCTTGGTCAAAACCATACATGCCACGCCAATGGATAAGAGatcgtttaaatttaattgctcATGATAGTTGCCGATATTTTATGCTGTTAACGGGAGAAGGGGTTCAACTCACATGCTTACGCCTAACAGATTGGTTTTTTgcatggaaatttaaaaaaatgacatatcatttatcaaattttattag cACACAAACGAAATTAGAATATGTAAGCTTTTACAATGCAAATCTTGGACCACCAGAAATGTTGAAATTACTTTCGTCATGTACACGAAGTTCACATAACTCATTACGATATGTAGATATAAGAAGTGCTTTTCATGAATGGCAAACGGCATTCTCATTTCCACGATTTATTCGAGCACTGGAGCGATTACAATTTTTAACTGTATTGAAGATTGACTATCCATCTTTATCGAATGAAACACTTTATGCAATTGGAAGAAGCGCAAATAATGTATTAAGTTTTTTGGATATACGTGTAAGAGATTCAGATTCTCGAGGGCATTTAATCAGCGAGGATGCGTGGCATGATTTATgcagtaaatgtaaaaatttacgaGTAGGCTTAAAATtaa tTAATATTTGTCATTTTGAAGATACATCGTACTTATTAGTTCGTGGTATGCCACTTCGCAACTTTAGTATGATATCGGGGTTTGTGTGGGATCAAAGTAGAAGCCGAAACTTAAGAGCAACATTGAAACTtttgattgttaatttttatgaaacattag tTGAAGTTCATTTACATCTACGAAATAACAGAGAACAATTGGATGACCTGCTTATAACTATGTTAAAACAATGCCCCTTGTTACAAAAATTAGACTACGATGGAATTTTACGTAGTATGGAAGTTGTAAGAGATATTTGTGACCTACAATGTGATCCTACATATTCAA aattcaaagaaatttatattcaacCAAGAAGTTTGAATCTGTACAACCACTCTGTAATACAACAATTACAAAGTGAATTTGGATACAAAATGAAATCATTAAATATAGACTTTCATATAGAAGATGCTTCCTCTGTTTTAATgttctattaa
- the LOC123297736 gene encoding alpha-N-acetylgalactosaminidase-like, translating to MYYSLLFVLYFMCIVIQNSDGLDNGLALTPPMGWMSWERYRCTIDCEFNRNDEANDECISEKLFKKTADLMVSEGYLEAGYEYVIIDDCWLAMDRDEDGKLQPDPDRFPSGIKALADYIHSKGLKFGIYEDYGTNTCAGYPGIIDNLELDAQTFAEWDVDYIKIDGCYANISDYPKGYPEFGKYLNETGRPIVYSCSWPAYEDESDYEAISKTCNLWRNYGDIQDSWSSATSIINWYGDNQDKFAQYAGPGHWNDPDMLIVGNFGLTYGQSRAQMALWSLLAAPLLLSTDLANVRPEYKEILLNEDLIAINKDPLGIQGLRIIQKDGIEVWTRPITPIIDEYESYAIVILNQNEDPAPTKVSIRVRKIGLKAKKYTLKDLYDPEKSPKEPTDHINVSVDPSGGVVALKATPVKRKLGLPQINEIDN from the exons atgtattatagtttgttatttgtattatattttatgtgtattgTTATACAAAACAGCGATGGACTTGATAATGGTCTTGCATTAACACCCCCAATGGGTTGGATGTCTTGGGAACGATACCGTTGTACCATAGACTGTGAGTTTAATCGAAATGATGAAGCCAATGATGAATGTAtcag tgaaaaattattcaaaaaaacagcCGATTTGATGGTATCTGAAGGATATTTAGAAGCTGGCTATGAATATGTTATAATCGATGATTGCTGGTTAGCTATGGACAGAGATGAAGATGGTAAATTACAACCTGATCCTGATCGATTCCCAAGTGGTATTAAGGCTTTAGCTGATTAT ATTCATAGTAAAGGGTTGAAATTTGGAATTTATGAAGATTATGGTACAAACACTTGTGCCGGTTATCCAGGTATTATAGACAATCTTGAACTTGATGCTCAGACATTTGCCGAATGGGATgtagattatataaaaattgatggtTGCTATGCCAATATTTCCGATTATCCAAAAg ggtATCcagaatttggaaaatatttaaatgaaactggtcgTCCAATAGTTTATTCCTGTAGTTGGCCGGCTTATGAAGATGAA agTGATTATGAAGCAATTTCTAAAACTTGTAATCTATGGAGAAATTATGGTGATATACAAGATTCATGGAGTTCTGCTACAAGCATTATAAATTGGTATGGTGATAATCAAGATAAATTTGCCCAATATGCTGGTCCTGGTCATTGGAACGATCCCGATATG TTAATAGTGGGTAATTTTGGATTGACTTATGGACAAAGTAGAGCACAAATGGCATTATGGTCTTTATTAGCTGCACCATTATTGCTTTCAACGGATCTTGCAAATGTGAGACCagaatataaagaaatattacttAATGAAGACTTAATAGCTATTAATAAAGATCCCTTAGGAATACAAGGATTACGAATTATACAA AAAGATGGTATCGAAGTGTGGACTAGACCAATAACACCAATTATTGATGAATATGAATCATATgcaattgtaatattaaatcaaaatgaGGATCCAGCACCAACAAAAGTATCAATAAGAGTTagaaaaattggattaaaagctaaaaaatacACATTGAAG gatTTGTATGATCCAGAAAAATCTCCGAAAGAACCAACCGATCATATAAATGTTTCTGTCGATCCAAGTGGCGGTGTAGTTGCTTTAAAAGCAACAccagttaaaagaaaattaggTCTTccacaaatcaatgaaattgataattaa